From Streptobacillus ratti, the proteins below share one genomic window:
- a CDS encoding PTS sugar transporter subunit IIA, with protein sequence MSIKLCDEKVFFENLEVSNKNELFEFIVENLVKLERVEKPQRILQKFHEKESEVTTFLGSKFAIPHLKSTKVLENTVVFIRLKKSLIWNEEGDKVKYICAVLVKPRHDDLYIDILMSLSRNIIDSKKVDILKHSENKDEVLKLINQIY encoded by the coding sequence ATGTCTATAAAATTATGTGATGAAAAAGTATTTTTTGAAAATTTAGAAGTTTCAAATAAGAATGAGTTATTTGAGTTCATAGTAGAAAACTTAGTGAAATTAGAAAGAGTTGAAAAACCACAAAGAATTTTACAAAAATTCCATGAAAAAGAAAGTGAAGTAACTACTTTTCTTGGTTCTAAATTCGCAATTCCTCATTTAAAAAGTACCAAGGTATTAGAAAACACCGTTGTATTTATACGTTTAAAAAAATCTTTAATTTGGAACGAAGAGGGAGATAAAGTTAAATATATCTGTGCCGTACTTGTTAAACCAAGACATGATGATTTATATATAGACATTTTAATGAGCTTATCAAGAAATATTATCGACTCTAAAAAAGTAGATATATTAAAACATTCTGAAAATAAAGATGAAGTTTTAAAATTGATAAATCAAATTTATTAA